One Campylobacter pinnipediorum subsp. caledonicus genomic window carries:
- a CDS encoding TOBE domain-containing protein yields the protein MIKAIVEKIITFDDVSLVKFSIDEVLVLSMLSLDNVNLKPKDKVKLGFKSSNVSISKNKIENFSIKNEIYCKIIDIQIGKILSVILLRYKDIEFESIITSESAKSLSLKLNDMVFAYIKSTSIYISEIL from the coding sequence ATGATAAAAGCTATAGTTGAAAAAATAATAACATTTGATGATGTTAGCTTGGTTAAATTTAGTATAGATGAAGTTTTAGTTTTGTCCATGCTATCACTTGATAATGTGAACTTAAAGCCAAAAGATAAGGTTAAGCTTGGTTTTAAAAGTTCAAATGTATCTATATCTAAAAATAAGATTGAAAATTTTTCTATTAAAAATGAGATATATTGTAAGATAATAGATATACAAATAGGAAAAATTTTATCCGTTATTTTGCTTAGATACAAAGACATTGAGTTTGAAAGTATCATCACATCAGAATCAGCAAAAAGTCTAAGTTTAAAGCTTAACGATATGGTATTTGCCTATATAAAATCAACATCAATTTATATAAGTGAAATTTTATGA